The Parambassis ranga chromosome 4, fParRan2.1, whole genome shotgun sequence genome includes the window TTACTTATCCTGCCTCATAAATACCATGTATCTAACAAATGTgtcactctgactgtgcttgggACACAAAATGCAATCATTCTACAGCACAAACCTCTGACCTGCAGTAATACAGATTAAATACAGGTTCTGGAGGTTCCCTCCAGCCCCTGAGACACCCAGGAAATCCCACATGCAGCCTCCAGCAGTGCAGCCAGGGATGTTATAAGGTTCATCCACAAGAATGAACACATCCTTTTAAGAGATAAGCACAGTAATGAATCAATTAGAAAGCATGATGCATGCACGAGGTGGAAAAAAGCTCCACACTCTCTGATGGAGTTTATTTAGcaatacttgttttttttctgcggttcaggaaaaaactgctgtttttttggagGAAATCCATGTTCACcaataattttattgtttttattgttggtgAACATCATTAACAATTGCAAATTGCACTTCACCAAGGGCCCCTGAGCCAGGAAGAAACACAGGAGCGCACAGACCCGTCTCCCCTGAGAAAGCTGAGGTGGCCTAAACACAAAGTTTCAGGATGCAGTAGATGTTTTGTCCGCTttgtcacatgcacacattgAACTTTCATTCATGTTCTATTTAAAAACACTACATAAATAAATTCCAGTACCTCTAAGGCAGAATTATATCTTCAAATGTAACACAAAAAGTTGGGACCCTGTGCAAAATGTCagttaaaaaagacattttaaattaaCAAATGTAATCAACAAATTCCAAACCTGCTGCATTGTTTTTCAACCCACTGTTTGTTTGAGACAATTGTTGCATTTTTGATGTAATTTCAGCTGCTCAACAGTAATTTGTCAAATGTTTTCAGTAGGTGGCAGGTTCAGAGAACAGGCAGGTCAGTTCGACATCTGAACTCTTTTACTATTGTAATGAATTGCAGAATATGGTTTGGTACTGTCTTAcaacaaggcaaaaaaaaactgcataagTTAGTCCAAAATTAGCACATATTGATCTGCACTAAAGCCTGCTCAGATGTCTGTGGAGTCATTTAATGATATTATTTGGTGAAATCCACAAATTCTTTGAATTGTACATCGAGAAACATTTCAACGACATAACAACTTTTCCACTCTCAtctaaaatgtatttgaattaGGATTCTAGCTTTAGTTTAAAGGATTTGCGTTGGTTTGATTATGCAGTGCTCCAACTTTTTTGGAATTGGTGTACTGTGATGGAGCACTATGATCTAATTCAAATTATCCAACTGAGTGCTTCAAATACTGTTTGTTGGTTTTACTGCATGAGGCACTGTATATTTGAAGCATTCCTGGAAGGCTATGTGGACCAGACTGGCAGACTGGGTGATGAGTAACGGCTTACTGCAAAGGGAAGGGAGGCACAGCTGggtggtgcctgtgtgtgtgtgtaagcatgtCCACACATGcattagaattaaaaaaaaaaaatccttttacacatttttatccCCCCAAACTGCTGTCTTCAAAGGTGCGGAGCAGAGTATCAGTGAGGTAACAGTGACATAGGTAAGTCCTTCATCAGACGTCAGAGTTTCGGAGCAGTGAGAAAGACAAGAGAGGTGGggccaaaaaaagagacaagggTTTTCATTCAGAGACTCCATGTCTTCTTTCATGTCTTTCAACATGCACTTCTCTGTCTTTAACTTCAGAGCCCTCTGTATGAGAAAAAATGAGAAAGCCACATTACCAGCAAAAATTCATATTATTTAATCAGACTTTTTACTGACTGAATCCTAAAGAGTCTCATAATGTCACCACTATTAACAGAACTCCATCCTCAAAGCAGCCATTGGTACTAGCATTGCCTGGTgctgagagacacacagcaaccaGCCTCAAGGCTTTATTACactgagaaagaggagagagccaTGATAAGACCCGGCCTTTACACAGACTGATAATGCAGGGTTAgagtatcacacacacacacacacacacacacacacacacacacacacacacacataaatacaggcATGTAGTTGTGTGAGAGATGCTTTAGTGCCAAGCTCAAATGTTCAACCTTTATCATGAAAATTCATTAAAGTAGAAAAGGCCAGAATAAAACTGGGCTCAAAGATTGGAAATCCACATGATGGAGTGTCAGGCCCCTGTAGGGCCCCCTCTGTCCTTTTGTATGTGATGTGAAATTGTTTTATTCTTGCACAGGTTGTTGATGCACACTTGAGCCACCAATGTTCTCTCCCTCTTGGTTTATCCATCTGTCTGTGGAAGCAACTTAGGACAGAAGTTGCTGACCTGTTGTTTACATTGAAGCACCACGCCTGCTCTACCTATTGTTCATCCCGTTGTCTGAGACTGGCTTAAACAGGTAGGATCAGCATCCATTATGTCCTTTAAGACCAGAGCACACAGACTAGCACCAGCTAAGAGGATACCCACATATAgaatggagacacacacatgcagctaaACTTGCAGCatgctttgtgtctttttgggctgctgctgtgtgttccaGCCTAATCTGTTTCCTAAGTGTCTGCATGGGTTGCTGTCAGGTTACCTTTGTCTGAAGGAATCAGCTCCACCCATCCTGGGGCcataagtagaaaaaaaagaacaaatattgcaaatgtttattgtattttcaACAAGCACACAATATATATTAACTTACATGCAGTCTGCTAATAATGCTTTAAAAATAGATTAGGTTTTGGCACCTTATACAGCGTACAGTGATAGTGTTCACAGACTCTTACTCCCATCTAGTGGTTAAAGGATCTGATGACATTTGAGCATGTTAGGCTCAAACTAAAGAAGAATTAAAGCTTTGGCTAAGCTGTTTAGATATGTATACAGCCTGTTATCTGTATGGAAATGAAAACATACAACAATGGTAAATTACATGTGAAGTTAAAATATTTACTGGCAATACTAACATTTGCAAAATATCAATCCAAACCTCAGAGGGCAATACACTGGAACTTGATGAGGAAATTATTTGTGTATCTCCAAACCATTTAGCATCACTGATCATTAGGTGATAGTAATGACCGTGACCGTATAGTCCCTAGTTCCACAGATGTCAGCAGACATTTGACCCTCGGCTTGTTGTCCGCCTCAAGAAAAAGAAGAGTGGAAAGTGTCACCTGTTCCATGTTAGTAAAAGACAGATTAGAAAGAGTGTAAAAGGAGTATATTGCTACAGATGGTTCAAAAGATccaaatacagggaaaacaagTTTTTCAGTGACAGTTATCAATAGATATCAGCAGCAGAACTCCAGATCATTTAGCAGTTTTTACAGTAGACATAATGGCCATTATTTGCTCAGATTCTCACTCAGTTCTGGAATCTCTTCAACCGTCTTCATCTCAAGCTAGACAGGATATGTTAAATGAGGCATATGAAGCTCTGTTTAGGATAAAAAAACTTGAATATATCTGTTTTATGTGGGTTCCAGCACATCAGGGTGTTATGGGTAATGAAAGGGCAGACAAACTATAAAGGGAGCACTTAAACTGGATAATGTCATTGTGTCATTTAGTAAACTAGAAGCAAAATCTATAATCAAAAGGTAATTCCTGAAAGAATGGCAAAGGCAGTGGGATGAGGAAGTAACAGGGAGACATTTATACTCAATTCAATGGGAAGTGGGCGCAAtgagaccagcagggggcagtatgaGGGAAGAAACGAGCATTACAAGACTAAGACTTGGACACAGTGGACTAAACAAAATACTGAAACTAACAGGTAAACATACATCAGGACTATGCGAGAATTGTAATGAAGAACAAACAGTCCATCATGTATTATGCACATGTCCAGCatacaaaatagaaaaaaataagtTCCAGGTGGACCTAAGCAAAACAGGCATTGCAGAATTTCAGATAccctaaataaaataaaataaaaataccatATACTAAAAGGGAAACCTTGGAAATATTTGCTAAGTTAAGGGAAACAGGTTTAGTATTTAGAATTTAGGTTTTTATGTCTTTCCCACTCAGGCTCCCGTTCCAGTAGGTGGCGATAATGCACTTGAGAGGAGGATGTCACCCGCCAATAcactaaaagaagaagaagaagaagaggaagaagaaaaaagaagaagaggaagaagcgTCCAGTTGTTTCTCTCCGGTTTGTAAAATTGACGTACAGGCGGGTTGCTTCAAAAAAATGGCGTCCAGAAGAACAACAGTAGCGCCAAGTAGTTTTAAAAATACCTCCACTGAGGCTAAAAGGTAGttgattaattttattttttttaaacgagTATAGAAAAAAATTATCCCTGCACATCTCTAGTCAGTTAGAAAGCAGGTGAATTTTCCTGTTAAGGTTTACATGTCGTTTAGTCTTCTGATATTATCACGGCCCGGACATCTTCTGCGGttgaaattttaatttaaaagcaTGTTAAGACACACACCTTTAGTTCGTGTGAATTCGTTCAATCAAGCAAGTTGACAATCGCGAAGCTAACATTATAACTTAGCCAGGTGGTCCGTTCTGCAGTTCTTACTTATCTTTTCATTTCAGAtgtgtgtgactttgttttTACTGTCGTCCCTAAAAGCAGCAGCGGTGCAAATAAAGCGAGCAGTGGACCCGGGAAGAAAACTACTAAATGTAAGTATTCGCAATAGTCCCGTATGCTGCAAGTTGTATAAGTTAAGCTCCTTTACATTACTGACACTAACTCACTTTAAACGGTGTTACTGggtttttagttgttttttttgtttgttcttgcATGATTTTGTTGATGTAGTTGTCTTTCCTGTAGGTCTGTGTTCTATTACTGTAACCAGGtatcaaagcagaaaaatacATATACAGCATACAAAATAATAGTTAACGGTCAAATAGAGGTGGTGTTGTCCACCTTAAAACTTTATAATATAGaatgaaaaatataataatCTTAACAAGCTATATTGGATCATGTTTCAGCTGATAACATGGATGCTTTCGCTTCTAATTTGCGAAATTACAGGGACAGGAAACaggttgttttttaatttaaatgttgttattgattTTTCAGCGAATGCAACTATTGTTAAGTCTCGATATCTACAGTCTGCTGAGAAGTCATCTCTTTCAAAGGTAATGCCTTCAGATCAGGTGCTTCAGTTTcattctctgtgttgtttttacatttatgttTCATTGTATCCCTATAAACAGAGTAACTCACTGACTGAATCATTTGCTATGCCATTGCGGCCTTCCTCACCGAAATTGAGCGGCGTTAAACCAAAATTGGGCACTCCACCCAGGCGCTCAATAGCACCACGGGCTCTTGCAACATGTAAGTTCTTCCAATTGTGATAGGAATAGCTTATTTCCTTCAAGTTGTGATAAGGCCCATGCTGTGTTAAAAAGGAGCACAACAGaatgttttaattgttttgtcATCTTTCTTGCAGCAGTGATTTCACACGATAGTGAACCATCACTTCTGGGGAAAAGTGTTCTTCAATCGACTTTCACAGATGGCCATTGCTCTCGACCAGATTTTGATATTTCAGTCATTAAAGGTAAACCGAACAAGACCCCCAACATGGTTAGAGTTAATTACAGATCAGGATGGGGTTGtcctctgacattttttttttcaatttatctCTTCTAGACAAAATGGTGATTGAAAATGCAGCCGAGCCCAAGAGAAATCCAGAGACTGAGAAGAGGGATATTGAGATGCAAACATTTTTACTGGCCTACCTCACAGCTAAGGTTAGATTCTAAGAAAGATCAGTGTGTGATATGTGCATTCAGAAACATGTTGATCTAGGTCAATTTTTGTAACTTGTTTGTTGTGCTTTCACATTACCAGCATGTTTCAGCTGGAATATAGCAGTATGTATAACATAATATAACTATTGTAAtattaaagaaaacatgttgAATGTTTTATTCAAGATGGAGCACAACACTGCAAAACTTAAGGCTAAGGCAGAGGCAAGACTCCTGCAGGAGATGAATGAAGAGCAGATGCTGCGTGCTGAGGTCAAGGAGAAGAAGCGCCAATACCTTGTTGCAGAAAAGAAAAGGCTGGTGAACGAACTACTGGATTTGCAGGTTGGaattttatctgtttttattgagacctttaaatgtgtatttggtttaattacattttaaacagatcAAACATTATCAGGGTTGCAAAGCTGTCAAGCAGTAGTAAACATTGTTAAACCTGAATCCACTGCAGAACTGCCAGTACCAACAGTGTACTGTTTTTTCCATCAGATTGCTGCTCTGACTCCAGTGGCAGACGCTGCCAAGCAGTTTACACAGGACTACAAGTCTTTTGCAACTGCTGTTGACACCACAAGACACGAGTTGCCTTACAAGAATTTCTACATAGATGGAGACAGAAGGGAATTTCTAGGTTGGTGTTTTTttctaaagttttttttatataagttACAGTTTCTTACAAAAGTGAGCACACCCCTCACATTTCAACAACCATTCTATTAAATCTTCTTAAGGGACAATACTATAGAAATTATCTTGCATATAACAGAGTAATGAGTGTACAGCTTGTATAGCAGTATTCATTTGCTTCCTCTTGAAATAACTCAACACACAgccattattttttaaatatctggCAACACAAGTGAGTACACCTCAAACTGAACATGTCCAAATTGTTTCCAAAGTGTCAAGTGTCAATTTGTGTGAGCACTATTGTTATCTATCACTGTCTTAATCTTCTTGGGCATGGAATCCACCATGCCCAAGAACTGCTCAGGCTGTTACTGGAATCTTCTTCTGTTCCATTGCTCTCCTCCTTGAGGATGCACCACAGATGCTCAATTGGGTTCAGGTCTGGAGACGTACTTGTCCACTGCATCACCGACACCTTCCTTAGCAAGGCGATTATCATCTTGGAGGTGTGTTTGGTGTCGTTATCATGTTGGAATACTGTCATGCAGCCTAGTTTCTGAAAGGAGGGTATCATTCTCTGCTTCAGAATGTCACAGTAGTTTCATGTTTCCCATCAAACCACACCTCCCCAGTGCTGGCAGCACTCATGCAACCCCAGACCATGATGCTACAACCACCATGCTTGACTGTAGGCAAGACACAATTATCTTGCTACTCTTCACCAGGGCGCCGCCACATGTGTTGGACACCATCAGAGCCAAACAAGTGTATCTTAGTCTCATCAGACAACAAGACATGGTTCCAGTAATTCATGCTCTTGGACTGCTTGTCTTCAGCAAAATGTTTGTAGGCTTTTTTTGTGAGCAAGCAGTGTGATACCCTGCTTTTTCAGCTTCTGCAGCAATGCTGGCAGCTCTCATGCATCTGTTTTTTGAAGCTAACTGCTGTAATTGTTGCAGTACTTAAGGACAGAGCAGAGGACCAGAATGAGAGAATTGTATTCAAAGcacacaaagatacacacatTTGTATAGTCCAGTCAAGCAGGCAAAAACGCTAACATGatgaataggagcaggtggctttGCAGGGGTGTACCCACTTGTGTTgcaagtatttaaaaaaaaaaaaaaaaaagaaagaaaattcaGTGGATAGTAATTGAAGTTTAAGTTCTATAATATTGTTCcttgaaaatataataaaatggTTGCTGAAATGTGATGGATGTACTTACTTCTGGGAGATGCTGTAAAGTTACAAAAAATGAAAGTGATGATATTTTGTCCTTCAAACATCAATATTCTAATGCTGACCCGCTATAAACaccaaatgaaaatgaaatatagTTGATGTATTTTTCAGGAATGATATGTTTTCTATTGCCTTTCAGACAAAGCTGAGGCCTGCCTGAAGGAGAGTGAGAAGTTGCTGTTGCAGTGCACAGAGGGAGATTACAAGGACAACAGCACATCTCTGGAATGTCTTAGGGATATTAAAACAACATCGAAGGACATCAGTCAGCAGCTGTCTGGGTATGCACACATTTTCTTTATATAATAAAGATCTGCTCTTTCGGTACATACAGTATCATATGCTTGTTGTGATTGCCTTTAATAATagatgtttcccttttttttaatagtgcATTTTCAGACTTGCTGGAGCTGTCAGCATCGGTCAGCCGCCATACTGTCCATGTCCAGCAGgccctggaggaggtggagctcgGCAGTTCAAGAACCTGTGAGCTCTACGGCTCCAAAGAGTGACGAATGCCGTGCAGCATGGGACAAACAATACATGCACTTTAAATATGTTTGCAGCTTATTTTTGTGACTAATAATTTGTATTATGATAACTGATAttgttaataaataaaagaccacacaatatatatacatttgtCATTGGCATTTCATTGAAAATCAACAATAAGagcaatttgttttgtttttctttgatatCATTAAATTGTTtaatatgtataatatataaaacGGTCAATCCTTTTGTGTTGCCTCGTGGTAAATAGATATTTGTGCAAAAGTCAAAGGCACAAGCGAACGTTTTATAAAAGAAAGAGTACTGTTCATTCATCCTGCCTCAACAGTAAATAACCATTGCCGCCATTCCCGGAAGTGACGAAACGTCAAACAATGACGGCTAGTTTTTATTGGATAATGTTGGAAAGTGACGACCTAactgttctaaaaaaaaaaaaaaacacacaccgcCAGAGAGCTCCTCGTCGCATGTGAGTACATCCATGatatatattgtgtatataaacTACACATTTCAAACATAGTGTTCAAAACCAAAGCTATTATGATACAGCGACCGCGTTTATTTCAGAAACGTACGTAGTGTTCGGTCAAACAATAGTAGTGGTACGTTTTAGCTAGCTATCTAGCCAGCTAACGTTCGTGTATAGCTCATGTTAAATATTAGCACGGTAGTCTGCACTGCGCCTGTGGGACTTATTAATGCAGTAACCGGCATTAAAGCTGTAATTACatcgtatatatatatatatatattatatatatatatatatatatatatattttaaagataGGGCAGACATAAAGGGTAGTGTCGGCTGTCTTTGCAGGAGAGAGTTGAACACACGTCCCACTTAACGACGTGTCAAAATGATATAAAAAGAGCAGCATTGAAGAATGACAAAGGACAGGCGCCCTATATATACACCAGCTAAATCCAGTCATTGGCCAAACGTAGTCTTTGTTAAGTAAAAGCTGTCAGCGGGCGAGAGGTGTGGTGCACTCTGGAAAGGTTCCAGTCTATGGCAGGGCTAAtatagagagacaaacaaccactcactctcacacCTATGTCCAATTTAGGGTccccagttaacctaacatgctTGTATGTTTAGTTGCACATATGAGAGAGGAACCAGGTGATTGCAAGAGGCTTGTGAGTAGCAAGTGCACAGTGCCTGAAATCAAGTAGCAACATAAGGAATGTGTTCATGAAAGCAAAGTACTAAAAGGAGACCACATATTGAACTACTAATGGAACTACTTTCCTCTAACAGCTCTCACTCACAGAGGAGGGGAGGCACCATCAGAAGGACAGTGGAGGCAGGAAAGCAATGAGCAATGGCAGGCCAAAGACAACGTGCAGGTCAGGAAGGTGGAAGAAGAAAGGGGCAAATACCTAAGCAGCAGCTAAAGGACTCGGTACCCAGAGGGACCTGCCAGACAATGTGCCCTGCTAATGAGCTGCATGACCGTGAAGCTCAAAACCGCCTTCACCGTTTTGAGATGATAGCCGGCACAGAGAGGGATCGGCGGCCAAAGGGAGACCCTCTGCGTGCTGTCAAGGAGTATTCCAgaccagcagctggaaaagatgCAACAAACCCTACTGACCTCAGACCACCTGCTGTGTTGCGGAAAACCGTGAGCTACCTTATTGATGATATTGCAGGCTCGTCTAGTCTGCATCCATGGACTGAGGCAAGTGGTTTTTACACattcctttgttttttaaaggtttGGTAGGAAATCTTTGGCACTACATAACTTACTCcttatgaaaataaaattaaaaaactgcAATGTTTGCTTTTTGCTGTTAAATTTACTGTATGTACGCTACCATTAAAagtatgttttatttgtttgccCTCCAGGTGTATGACTTTGTCTTTGATCGGTTGCGTAGTGTGAAGCAGGACATGATCATTCAGCGGGTGTCTGGAATGGACTGTGTGGCCATTTTGGAACGAACAGTGCGCTTCCTCATCTTTGCTTCTTATCGTCTTTGTGGTGAGCCACTGCAGCTCTACAACCCGTGTATTAATGACACACACCTGCAAGAGTGCCTGAGCTGGCTGTTGGAATGCTACGCAAATGAAACAGGACCACATCCTAACCAAGAAGAATTCCAGGCCCTCGGTTTATTGTACAACTTAGGTTGGTTACTATGTTTAATACTTGGCATATTCATATATGTATAGTTGtatcatataaatatataaacagtcAGTTGATGCAGAGATTAGTGAACACCTATTACTAGCAGCTGTGTAGTTCTAGTCAGTGGTTTTCATACCCTTCTGTTGTCTGTAGTTCTTACTGCTCTGGAGAATTATTGTCACCTGAGGTTGCTCTGACAGTGTGATGATTTCTGTGTGCTTGCTGTCGCAGGTTCAGGCCGCGCTGCACAGCACGTCATTGAACTCCCAGAGCAGCTCCGCAGCACTCCTGCCATCACTCTTGCGCTTTCTATCAACCGAGCTTTTGTGGAGCGTAACCCAGTGCGTTTGCTCAGATTGTCTCAGCAGCTGAACTTCCTGCAGAGCTGTGCTCTGCACCGCCACCTGGTGGCATGTCGTAAAGATCTACTCCTTATATACAGCCATGGATACAGCAGCCGCAACTGTCGCTTTCCTCTGGACAGACTGGCTCAGCTTTTGTCCTTAGACAGGTCACGTACAGCTCAACTTTGCCAGGTTTATGGAGTGGAGGTCAACCAGGACAACCAAGTAGTCTTTTCCAAAGCTGCTTTCTCTGAGCTGGAACAAGGGAAAATGCAGTGTAAACTGTATCACAGCACAGtgtcagagaaacagaaaagacCTCACTGTTGAGAACATCATCATGGATGCGTCTAAGTCATAATTTTATAAACATATTATGATGCTTTGTTAGTACACAGGGAGGTTGTCTGCAGAGGAATTACTGTGAAATTAGCATACAATTCAAGACAAGTTTTTGTTTACTAAGCAGTGTTTTGACCTTTAAAGATATGGATGGCTATCTGAGCCTCTTTCTAGGAGCAGTTAGTCACATAGGCTCATCTCATATGGTCGATGATTGAAATGCTGTAGGTTGTATGGATACCAGCTGGCTGATAACTGTAGCAGTGTCTCTGGGGGCTGCATGGAAAGCTTGGCTTTTGTGAAGCATTCACCAACTGCTGCAAAAGGAGACAATCTTGCCGATTTCCTGTTTATCACAACACACTACTGTCGCCTAGCAGCTGCATTAAGAAGTTTACGTTTCGGCCATTGGACTATTATTTTTTCTAAGTCTGCTGAAATCTCTTGGAAACAAATTCAACCAGCGCACAATAAATCTTGGATATTGTTGGGTGGTAAAAGATTGACCTGTTGCATCTTTCGCTAAGAGGGAAAACCTTGTTTTTCTCAGGTACATTTAAAGGAGCCTTCCAAATGGCACCGCCACAACCTCACCTCACAACCACAGACATGATTTGTGGAGCATCTTGAGTAACTGGGTCATGGTGTTTGGAAAGAATCAGTAGTTTTTTCTTTAACAAATTTGATTCTTACACCACCACAACCCAAGAGCCATGTGGTTTATTTATACTGTAAAGAAATTACTCTCTGGAActctcacagaaaaaaaaactgtgagaaatttgaatatttaattttagACAGTGCCTTTAAGATGTGAGTTACTTTTGTGTTGTTACTGTGTATTGTTACTCTGATTTTAAGGTGATACTGTTATAAACAATATGTATGTGCAGCAGTGTTATTTTTACCTATGAATGCGTTCAAAACATTTCAATAAATTTTGTTACTTAAGAACTGCTTGGCCTTTAGTTAAACTGCATCTTCGCCCATGTCccacttgggggcagcagaGAACTAACAGGGCATCGACACCGCAAAAGTGCCACAATAAGTGACTTAAGTTGACATAATGCTGTTTATAACAATGAGCAATGTGTTCTTCAAAGTGGTTTTCAGCGTGCTGTGCTCTGATGATTATAACACTAAAGGAAGCAGAGTGGTCGGCTGGTATTTGGCGTGTCAGCATGTGAAATGTACAGG containing:
- the haus8 gene encoding HAUS augmin-like complex subunit 8 isoform X1 codes for the protein MASRRTTVAPSSFKNTSTEAKSSSGANKASSGPGKKTTKSNATIVKSRYLQSAEKSSLSKSNSLTESFAMPLRPSSPKLSGVKPKLGTPPRRSIAPRALATSVISHDSEPSLLGKSVLQSTFTDGHCSRPDFDISVIKDKMVIENAAEPKRNPETEKRDIEMQTFLLAYLTAKMEHNTAKLKAKAEARLLQEMNEEQMLRAEVKEKKRQYLVAEKKRLVNELLDLQIAALTPVADAAKQFTQDYKSFATAVDTTRHELPYKNFYIDGDRREFLDKAEACLKESEKLLLQCTEGDYKDNSTSLECLRDIKTTSKDISQQLSGAFSDLLELSASVSRHTVHVQQALEEVELGSSRTCELYGSKE
- the haus8 gene encoding HAUS augmin-like complex subunit 8 isoform X3, translating into MASRRTTVAPSSFKNTSTEAKSSSGANKASSGPGKKTTKSNATIVKSRYLQSAEKSSLSKSNSLTESFAMPLRPSSPKLSGVKPKLGTPPRRSIAPRALATLISHDSEPSLLGKSVLQSTFTDGHCSRPDFDISVIKDKMVIENAAEPKRNPETEKRDIEMQTFLLAYLTAKMEHNTAKLKAKAEARLLQEMNEEQMLRAEVKEKKRQYLVAEKKRLVNELLDLQIAALTPVADAAKQFTQDYKSFATAVDTTRHELPYKNFYIDGDRREFLDKAEACLKESEKLLLQCTEGDYKDNSTSLECLRDIKTTSKDISQQLSGAFSDLLELSASVSRHTVHVQQALEEVELGSSRTCELYGSKE
- the haus8 gene encoding HAUS augmin-like complex subunit 8 isoform X2: MASRRTTVAPSSFKNTSTEAKSSGANKASSGPGKKTTKSNATIVKSRYLQSAEKSSLSKSNSLTESFAMPLRPSSPKLSGVKPKLGTPPRRSIAPRALATSVISHDSEPSLLGKSVLQSTFTDGHCSRPDFDISVIKDKMVIENAAEPKRNPETEKRDIEMQTFLLAYLTAKMEHNTAKLKAKAEARLLQEMNEEQMLRAEVKEKKRQYLVAEKKRLVNELLDLQIAALTPVADAAKQFTQDYKSFATAVDTTRHELPYKNFYIDGDRREFLDKAEACLKESEKLLLQCTEGDYKDNSTSLECLRDIKTTSKDISQQLSGAFSDLLELSASVSRHTVHVQQALEEVELGSSRTCELYGSKE
- the sac3d1 gene encoding SAC3 domain-containing protein 1, which translates into the protein MAGQRQRAGQEGGRRKGQIPKQQLKDSVPRGTCQTMCPANELHDREAQNRLHRFEMIAGTERDRRPKGDPLRAVKEYSRPAAGKDATNPTDLRPPAVLRKTVSYLIDDIAGSSSLHPWTEVYDFVFDRLRSVKQDMIIQRVSGMDCVAILERTVRFLIFASYRLCGEPLQLYNPCINDTHLQECLSWLLECYANETGPHPNQEEFQALGLLYNLGSGRAAQHVIELPEQLRSTPAITLALSINRAFVERNPVRLLRLSQQLNFLQSCALHRHLVACRKDLLLIYSHGYSSRNCRFPLDRLAQLLSLDRSRTAQLCQVYGVEVNQDNQVVFSKAAFSELEQGKMQCKLYHSTVSEKQKRPHC